Proteins from a genomic interval of Mesobacillus sp. S13:
- a CDS encoding DUF948 domain-containing protein gives MIIVYLSIAVIVAALAYLGYVAYKTFKDAKPTIDSLQETATRVQNKTNAIKEETDSLKFKQQKLMTDFEKKKKAVNTVVFSVKQTPVEFKNALVAKPVAELEQKYKARQWNRKRRNRTMQPQ, from the coding sequence ATGATCATTGTTTATTTAAGCATCGCTGTCATCGTCGCTGCCCTCGCTTATCTTGGATATGTTGCATATAAAACATTTAAGGACGCCAAGCCAACGATCGATAGTCTTCAGGAGACAGCCACACGTGTCCAAAATAAAACAAATGCCATCAAAGAAGAAACAGATTCACTTAAGTTTAAACAGCAGAAGCTGATGACTGATTTCGAAAAGAAAAAGAAAGCTGTCAATACTGTTGTTTTTTCAGTAAAACAGACACCTGTAGAATTCAAGAACGCACTTGTCGCAAAACCTGTCGCTGAACTAGAGCAAAAGTATAAAGCGAGACAGTGGAACCGCAAACGTCGCAATCGAACCATGCAGCCACAGTAA
- the nirB gene encoding nitrite reductase large subunit NirB has protein sequence MKKKLVMIGNGMAGVRTIEELLKLQPDGFEITIFGNEPHPNYNRIMLSTVLQGDKSIEDIIMNDWDWYKSNDIQLFAGEEVVEIDKEKKQVISEQGRKVDYDELIIATGSSSFILPVPGSDKKGVVGFRDIHDCEMMIKDSRQYKKAAVIGGGLLGLEAARGLLNLGMEVDVVHLMPHLMERQLDGTASGMLKKELENQGMNFLLEKQTAEILGDERVTGLRFTDGTEIRADLVVMAVGIRPNVQLAKDSGIYVNRGIVVNDYMETDVQNIYAVGECAEHREIVYGLVAPLYEQGKVLAANLAGIPTNPYEGTICGTQLKVSGCDLFSAGEIGDDEGTKSIKVHNEFDGIYKKIVIRDNRIAGIVLYGDTKDSNRLFRMLTKREDISGMTSVSILEASGCCGGGEAGDVAAMADDELVCGCNGVTKGTIVEAIRTNELTTVDEVGGCTNAGRSCGRCKSLISDILAYTLGDQYDTTAKKAGICGCTTLSKDEVVAEIREKGLTNVREVMNVLGWSQEEGCSKCRPAINYYLGMVHYDGYKDERDSRLVNEKMHANIQKDGTYSVVPRMYGGVTTAADLKKIAEVAEKYDVPLVKLTGGQRIGLFGVNKEDLPAMWEDLGMPSGYAYGKTLRTVKTCVGEKFCRFGTQDSMGLGIELEKKFERLDTPHKVKMGVSACPRNCAESGIKDIGFVGVDGGWEIYIGGNGGTDLRAADLLDTVKTKEEALEITGAYLQYYRETAAYLERTAPWLERMGLDHVKEVLADENMRKQLNERLDKTLERYNEPWNEAISDRAIKEKYYQVRSVSVE, from the coding sequence ATGAAAAAGAAATTAGTCATGATAGGAAACGGAATGGCAGGAGTAAGGACAATCGAGGAGCTGCTTAAACTTCAGCCAGATGGCTTCGAAATCACGATCTTCGGGAATGAACCTCATCCTAACTACAATAGAATTATGTTATCCACAGTCCTTCAGGGAGATAAGTCAATCGAAGATATCATCATGAATGACTGGGATTGGTATAAGAGTAATGATATTCAACTTTTTGCAGGTGAAGAAGTTGTCGAGATTGACAAGGAAAAGAAGCAAGTCATTTCCGAACAAGGACGCAAGGTGGACTATGACGAGTTAATCATCGCTACAGGCTCCAGCTCGTTCATCCTGCCAGTACCTGGGTCTGACAAAAAGGGAGTAGTCGGGTTCCGTGATATCCATGATTGTGAAATGATGATCAAAGATTCCAGGCAGTATAAAAAAGCAGCTGTAATAGGCGGCGGGCTGTTAGGACTGGAAGCAGCTAGAGGCTTGCTGAACTTGGGCATGGAAGTCGATGTTGTCCATTTGATGCCGCATCTGATGGAAAGGCAGCTTGATGGAACCGCTTCTGGAATGCTGAAAAAAGAACTGGAAAACCAAGGCATGAATTTCTTGCTTGAAAAACAGACTGCGGAAATTTTAGGAGACGAAAGGGTAACAGGACTAAGGTTCACAGACGGTACCGAAATCCGGGCAGACCTTGTTGTCATGGCTGTCGGCATTCGCCCTAACGTCCAGTTGGCAAAAGACAGCGGCATTTATGTCAACAGAGGGATTGTCGTCAATGATTATATGGAGACAGATGTCCAGAATATTTATGCTGTTGGCGAATGTGCGGAACATAGAGAAATCGTCTATGGCCTTGTCGCACCGCTGTATGAACAGGGTAAAGTACTTGCAGCTAACCTTGCGGGGATTCCGACTAACCCTTATGAAGGAACGATTTGCGGCACTCAACTGAAGGTTTCAGGCTGTGATTTGTTTTCAGCAGGTGAGATCGGCGATGACGAAGGAACGAAATCAATCAAGGTCCACAATGAGTTTGATGGGATCTACAAGAAAATTGTCATTCGTGACAACCGGATTGCCGGGATTGTGCTTTATGGTGACACGAAGGACAGCAACCGCCTGTTCAGGATGCTGACCAAAAGAGAAGACATCAGCGGCATGACAAGTGTCTCGATTCTTGAAGCAAGCGGATGCTGTGGTGGAGGAGAAGCCGGCGATGTAGCGGCGATGGCCGATGACGAACTTGTCTGCGGCTGCAATGGTGTTACAAAAGGAACGATTGTCGAAGCCATCCGCACAAATGAGTTGACTACTGTTGATGAAGTTGGTGGCTGCACGAACGCTGGCCGTTCTTGCGGAAGATGCAAATCGCTCATATCCGATATCCTCGCTTATACGCTTGGCGACCAATACGATACTACTGCAAAAAAAGCAGGAATTTGCGGCTGTACGACTTTAAGCAAAGATGAAGTAGTCGCTGAGATCAGGGAAAAAGGATTGACCAATGTCAGGGAAGTCATGAATGTACTCGGATGGTCCCAGGAGGAAGGATGTTCGAAATGCCGTCCGGCGATCAACTATTACCTGGGGATGGTCCATTATGACGGCTATAAGGATGAACGTGATTCAAGGCTGGTTAACGAGAAAATGCATGCTAACATCCAGAAAGATGGGACATATTCAGTTGTACCAAGGATGTATGGCGGTGTGACGACAGCAGCTGATTTGAAAAAAATTGCGGAAGTTGCCGAGAAGTACGACGTGCCTTTGGTAAAGCTGACTGGCGGTCAAAGGATTGGCTTGTTTGGTGTCAACAAAGAGGACCTTCCTGCTATGTGGGAAGACCTGGGAATGCCATCAGGCTATGCGTACGGAAAAACACTTCGTACCGTAAAAACCTGCGTCGGTGAAAAGTTCTGCCGGTTTGGAACCCAGGATTCAATGGGACTTGGAATCGAGCTCGAGAAAAAGTTTGAGAGACTCGATACACCTCATAAGGTGAAGATGGGTGTTTCTGCTTGCCCAAGGAACTGTGCTGAATCAGGAATCAAGGACATCGGCTTTGTAGGTGTCGATGGCGGCTGGGAAATCTATATCGGCGGTAACGGTGGAACCGACCTGCGCGCTGCCGACTTGCTTGATACCGTCAAGACGAAAGAAGAGGCATTGGAAATTACCGGAGCATACCTCCAGTACTACCGTGAAACTGCAGCATACCTTGAAAGGACGGCACCATGGCTCGAAAGAATGGGACTTGATCATGTCAAAGAAGTGCTGGCCGATGAGAACATGAGAAAGCAGTTGAACGAAAGACTGGATAAGACATTGGAGCGATATAACGAGCCATGGAATGAAGCAATTTCTGATAGAGCCATAAAAGAAAAATACTATCAAGTCCGCAGCGTGAGTGTTGAATAA
- a CDS encoding nitrite reductase (NAD(P)H) small subunit: MQTTKVRIKVADYDSLPERAGQAVTINGQTIVLFRISTGDVKAVENRSPHRKGGTLADALVSGNFIYCPVYDLKISLEDGKVQAPDTGEVKTYQVEVFGNEVHITI, translated from the coding sequence ATGCAAACAACGAAAGTAAGAATCAAAGTAGCTGATTATGACTCCCTGCCTGAACGGGCAGGGCAGGCAGTCACTATAAATGGACAGACCATCGTCTTGTTTCGGATTTCCACCGGAGATGTCAAGGCTGTTGAAAACCGCAGCCCTCACCGTAAAGGCGGAACTCTTGCAGATGCTCTTGTCAGCGGGAATTTTATCTACTGCCCAGTCTACGACCTAAAGATCTCGCTGGAAGACGGGAAAGTGCAGGCACCGGATACAGGCGAAGTAAAAACGTACCAAGTTGAAGTATTCGGAAATGAAGTGCATATTACGATATGA
- the cobA gene encoding uroporphyrinogen-III C-methyltransferase, translating into MEKGKAFLVGAGPGDVQLITVKGLEAIKKAEVILYDRLANPKLLDYAPSDCELIYCGKLPDRHVLRQEMINDLLVEKVLEGKIVVRLKGGDPGVFGRVGEEAAALAENGLPFEIVPGITSGIAAPLYAGIPVTHREFGESFAVVTAHDKSENGQPKLDWKGLATGIDTIAFYMGISNLPYISENLIKNGKSPDTPVILIQWGTFSRQQTLEGTLANIAVKAKEVNFTNPAITLVGDIVSLRKKLNWFERKPLFGKQILLARTGSAESELAKELMEQGADVIEFPKWKKVYVPADKAVIKKIQEYEQILFTSPECVKEFFQIIFEAGIDIRRVKAELYGCSTKSVRALNEKGFFAEVEGKLHPVGKLLIVGDSDITHQYPDAEMFLTSKKVVDEKFTPIFKRILEEASVNTVVLPSTRAVKTMVEEGILEKIIPQQLIKTSKIVCMGVRTGEAAREYGIVPDKVLESPDKTAVIDCLSRKESELAFV; encoded by the coding sequence ATGGAAAAAGGAAAAGCGTTCTTAGTCGGTGCAGGACCTGGAGATGTACAGTTGATTACAGTAAAGGGATTGGAAGCAATCAAAAAGGCTGAGGTCATTTTATATGACAGGCTTGCCAATCCGAAATTGCTGGATTATGCTCCTTCTGATTGCGAACTGATCTACTGCGGCAAGCTCCCTGACCGGCACGTCCTTCGCCAGGAAATGATCAACGACCTATTGGTGGAAAAAGTGTTGGAAGGGAAAATTGTTGTCCGCTTAAAGGGCGGCGATCCTGGAGTGTTTGGACGAGTAGGCGAAGAAGCAGCTGCCCTGGCTGAAAATGGACTTCCTTTTGAAATTGTACCCGGAATTACATCAGGGATTGCTGCACCGCTATATGCAGGAATTCCCGTTACACATCGAGAATTTGGTGAATCCTTCGCGGTTGTAACTGCCCATGACAAGTCCGAGAATGGACAGCCAAAACTGGACTGGAAGGGGCTTGCCACCGGAATCGACACCATTGCTTTTTACATGGGTATTTCAAATCTTCCTTATATCAGTGAAAATTTAATCAAGAATGGAAAGTCACCGGATACCCCGGTCATCCTCATCCAATGGGGAACCTTCTCCCGGCAGCAGACTCTTGAAGGAACTCTGGCCAATATTGCCGTAAAAGCGAAGGAAGTGAATTTTACCAACCCGGCCATCACACTGGTTGGAGATATCGTATCGCTTCGTAAGAAGTTGAACTGGTTTGAAAGGAAGCCTTTGTTTGGTAAGCAAATATTACTTGCCCGAACAGGAAGTGCTGAGAGTGAACTTGCAAAGGAATTGATGGAGCAGGGCGCGGACGTGATTGAATTTCCGAAATGGAAAAAGGTTTACGTTCCTGCAGACAAGGCAGTCATCAAAAAAATTCAAGAATACGAGCAGATTCTTTTTACATCTCCTGAGTGTGTAAAAGAATTCTTCCAGATCATTTTTGAAGCAGGAATCGATATCAGGAGGGTGAAAGCAGAACTTTACGGTTGTTCAACAAAGTCTGTCAGGGCATTGAATGAAAAGGGCTTTTTTGCAGAAGTGGAAGGGAAGCTGCATCCGGTTGGAAAGCTGTTAATCGTAGGAGACAGCGATATCACGCACCAATATCCTGATGCTGAAATGTTCCTAACCTCAAAAAAGGTTGTCGATGAGAAATTCACGCCTATTTTCAAAAGAATTCTAGAAGAAGCTTCTGTCAATACAGTGGTTTTGCCAAGCACAAGGGCGGTCAAAACAATGGTTGAAGAAGGAATCCTAGAGAAAATCATCCCACAACAGCTTATAAAAACATCAAAAATTGTTTGCATGGGAGTCCGGACGGGAGAGGCGGCAAGAGAATATGGAATTGTCCCAGATAAGGTGTTAGAATCACCAGATAAAACCGCTGTGATCGATTGTTTAAGCAGAAAGGAATCTGAACTGGCATTCGTGTAA
- a CDS encoding sirohydrochlorin chelatase has protein sequence MEATVFISHGSRSEHGNKVFISFIEKVISTEPSTIAAYGFLENTKPTILESVESCILKGASSITVVPVLLLPGIHANVDIPEELAKVSLKYPEVKILYGDPLGVNETIIQIVLDRLKDQGFSGSKSESVLLVGHGSRDPLAATEFEKLAFRVQEKVLSKVETGYITTQPFYGEKLLASEVDKKMYVLPFLLYTGGFTVKMEETINSILLQGQEREVVLCEPVGFDDRLGGLLLQRVDDARERLT, from the coding sequence ATGGAAGCCACAGTATTCATCAGCCATGGAAGCAGAAGTGAACATGGCAACAAAGTGTTTATTTCATTCATCGAGAAAGTGATTTCGACTGAGCCGAGTACGATTGCAGCTTATGGATTCCTTGAGAATACAAAGCCAACCATTCTTGAAAGTGTTGAATCATGCATATTAAAGGGTGCATCATCGATTACCGTCGTTCCGGTGCTGTTGCTTCCGGGAATCCATGCAAATGTGGATATACCTGAGGAATTGGCAAAAGTCAGTCTTAAGTATCCAGAAGTAAAGATTTTATATGGAGATCCCCTTGGCGTGAATGAAACGATAATTCAAATCGTCCTGGACCGATTGAAGGATCAAGGCTTCTCGGGCAGCAAGTCAGAATCCGTGCTGCTTGTCGGACATGGCAGCAGGGATCCTTTGGCTGCAACCGAATTCGAGAAACTGGCATTCCGCGTTCAGGAGAAAGTTCTCTCTAAAGTTGAAACAGGCTATATAACAACACAGCCATTTTACGGAGAAAAGCTATTGGCAAGTGAGGTCGACAAGAAGATGTACGTTCTGCCATTCTTGCTTTATACTGGCGGGTTTACAGTCAAAATGGAGGAAACAATAAATAGTATTTTACTTCAAGGTCAGGAGAGAGAGGTTGTCCTGTGCGAACCAGTCGGTTTCGATGACCGTCTTGGCGGGCTGCTTCTGCAAAGAGTTGATGACGCAAGAGAAAGGTTAACTTAG
- a CDS encoding NAD(P)-binding protein — protein sequence MLYSMNLRISGRNAVVIGGGKVAHRKVLGLLDAGAKVKVVSPELTRELMGLAAEGEISWQAVKYTKKDLEGALLVIAATNDTETNLAVKKDASPHQLVNLADNPEQSDFQVPSVMKRGKLIIAVSTSGASPVLAKKICGQLEQTFDEKYESYLEFLAASRKEIKAAVKDETAKRKLLREIAKESFLASDQREERFARMLKEAISEEGK from the coding sequence ATGCTATACTCTATGAACCTTCGGATATCAGGCCGTAACGCAGTGGTGATTGGCGGAGGCAAGGTCGCTCACCGAAAAGTATTGGGGTTGCTGGATGCTGGAGCAAAAGTGAAGGTAGTCAGTCCTGAATTGACAAGAGAATTGATGGGTCTTGCCGCAGAAGGCGAGATTTCCTGGCAGGCAGTGAAATATACGAAAAAAGATCTTGAAGGAGCATTGCTAGTAATTGCCGCCACCAATGACACCGAGACGAATCTGGCAGTTAAGAAGGATGCTTCACCACATCAATTGGTTAATCTTGCAGACAATCCCGAGCAATCTGACTTTCAGGTTCCATCCGTTATGAAAAGAGGGAAATTGATAATCGCCGTCTCGACATCGGGGGCAAGCCCTGTACTCGCTAAAAAGATTTGCGGTCAACTGGAGCAGACTTTTGATGAAAAATACGAAAGCTACCTGGAGTTCCTGGCAGCAAGCCGAAAAGAAATTAAAGCAGCCGTCAAGGATGAAACAGCTAAAAGGAAGCTTTTGAGAGAAATAGCTAAGGAGAGTTTCTTAGCTTCTGACCAAAGAGAAGAAAGGTTTGCCAGGATGCTGAAAGAAGCAATCAGTGAGGAGGGAAAGTAA